From the Maridesulfovibrio zosterae DSM 11974 genome, the window CATGAGCTTATGCATAACCAATTATACGCAAAGCAATTATTTACATAATTAACCAACAATTATATCACCCATAGAGAGTAGAGGGAATAATTTATAGAAGTAAACTATATCGTTTAAAGAGAAAGCAGATTTGAAATGAAAAATAGAAGTATATACAAATTAAACAACAAAATAAAAAACTACCTTTGTATTTTTATAATAATTTTTATTGTAAGCTCTATTCTATCATTCTGTCTGTTTTTTTGGTCTGTATCTGCTGAAGTAAATGAAAAAGCAAAAACATGGGGCAGCTATTTTACTGAACGTATTATTTTTCTAGAAGATGTCATTGCTTCACGTACTACTGTCGATCATGGAATTACATCCATATTAAAAGTACTTCCTGAAGGAGAAATTATTAACAGCAGACCTTTCCCCATAGACCAAAAAAACATTAATAACACAGAACTTCTCAAAGTAATAAAGGATTATGTTCCCGGTGAAGTTCATTTAATTAAAGAACCAGGTAGAAAAAAGGAATCTTTAAAGAAAAATTTTCTGGTTATGCGCATGGACTATAGTTTCTTTATTGCAGATATTCCGGCTAAAAGCCTTCTGCCAGTACAACCGCACGACACAGAATTATTCATCAAAGATAAGGACAACCACTACTTTTTTTTTACAGAAGACCAATACAACATTAAAGAAAAAAAAATTAACGGACTAATTTTTTCAGGCATGCATGTATTCGCAACAGCAAAAGCGAAACCATCTCGTTTTGACGAGATTACTATTTATCTGGCCGAAGATATTTCTCCTGAATTCTACGTAGCAATATTACTCTTAACCATGACCGCAATTTGCCTGGCAATAATATTAAAACGCTCTACCTTCCTGACGTCCGACCTGAATGAAAATGAGAATGACTTTGCACGCATTGGCCGCCTTCTGGCACGTGTCTCAAAAATGCCTGATAAAAATATGAGCCATATACCAGCTATTGAGTACACTGCTGAAAACATACGAAAAGTCGATTGGGACGCAGAGATAGCTGCAATGTCCTTCTCAGAAAACAGAGAATATATTGCAGCAACTGCTTTTTTCTCTAATAACATTCTAGAGCTTCTTGATAAAATAACTGAACACTCAAAGGATATTGCTAAATCCAGGCAGGAATATCATGATCTCGTTCAAACAGCCCGCAGTATTATTTTAAGAATAGATTTATCTGGCACATGCACATTTTTTAATGAATATGCACAATCATTTTTCGGTTTTCCAGAAAATGAAATACTGGGGCAACCAGTTGTCGGAACTATTATACCGAAAACATCAAACGGAGATTCCGAGATTGAAATAATAATGAAATCAATCGGTGACCTGATAGAAAAGAGGCCTACTGGTACAAATCAAAATGTATGTAAGGATGGAAGTATTGTATGCGTATATTGGTCTAATAGCCCTATATATGATAAAAAAGGGAACCTTGTTGAAATTCTTTCAGTAGGAACAGATGTAACGGCTAAAACCATTGCAGAATCCGAACTCGAAAAGACCAGAAATTACATCAAAAATATTATAGATTCCATGCCATCAGCAATAATCGGGCTTAACAGTGAAAAGCTGGTTACACAATTTAATATAACTGCTCAGAAAATGTCAGCTGTTCCAGTGAACAGAATTGTAGGCGCACATATTGATGAAGCGTTTCCATCTATATCCAAATACTCTGATAGAATCAGCAAAGCGATTGAAACTGCCATACCGGAAACGGGTATACGAACGCAGGATATTTTAAATCCAGAAAGCTATCAGGACATAATAATCTATCCCCTCACAGGTGGTCTCAAAGGTGCTGTTGTCCGCATTGACGATTCAACTGAACGCGTGCGCATTGAAGAGATGATGATTCAGACTGAAAAGATGATGTCTGTCGGAGGACTTGCCGCAGGAATGGCACATGAAATAAATAACCCTCTTGGTGGTATCATTCAAGGAATTCAAAATATTATTCGCCGTATGTCACCGGATATCCCTGCTAATATTAAAGCAGCTGAAAAAGCCGGTTGTACGCTCAACTCAATTCATAGCTACATGGAAGACCGTAAGATAATTAAAACACTTGAAGGTATCACAGAATCAGGAATACGCGCAGCAAAAATTGTCTCAGGTATGCTTGAATTCAGCCGTAAAAGTGACTCCCGCAAGGCTCCATGTGACCTGCGTAAAATGATGGATAAAGCAGAAGTCCTGGCTACACAGGACTACGATTTAGGAAAAAAATATGATTTTAAAAAAATTAAAATTATTAAACAGTATGATGAGAACCTAAGTCTCACCAACTGCACTGAAACCGAGATAGAGCAGGTCTTTCTCAATCTCCTGCGTAATTCAGCACAGGCAATGGCTGAATGGGATCAAATGCCAAAACAACCAGAAATATCTATAAAGATAAAAAATTGTGGAGACGTGATCCTCTGCTCTATTTCTGATAACGGTCCAGGCATGAGTGAAACAACCCGCAAACGAGTCTTTGAACCATTTTACACGACCAAATCTCCAGGCTCCGGAACAGGACTAGGTCTTTCAGTATCTTATTTTATAATTACGCAAAACCACAGAGGAAAATTTAACGTACACTCAAGTCCCAGAAAAGGAACAACGTTTAATATAATTCTTCCTGTAAAGAATGGTTGTAAATTTTAATTAAGACGGTTTTTGAAGAACATGATACGATCATAAGATCGCTTAATACGTTGCTCGGTAATCTTCCCCTCCAGAACAAGTTCTTTAAGCACATTTACAGCTTTAGTTCCTAATGCGGGCTCATATATCAAGTTGTTTCCGAAAAGTAGTATGTCTGCTCCGGCGTGGACAGCTTTATCTATAGCATCCTTAAAACCATACTGACTGCTTACTGCTGCCATCTGCATATCATCTGTAATAATAATCCCTTCAAAACCCAATTTACGGCGCAACAACCCGGTTATGACTTTGCGCGACAATGTAGCTGGATAGTCACGGTCCAGTTTCTTATTGAAAATATGAGCAGTCATAACCATATCCGCTTTACCGTCTTTGATCAGCTTTTTAAATGGATAGAGTTCATTTGATGACCATGTCTCACTGACATCAGTAAAACCTTTATGGCTGTCACCGACAGAACTGCCATGTCCGGGAAAATGCTTCAAACACGAAAAGACATTCTCACTATGCAGGCCATTAATAAAAGATTCAGCAAAGTCGGCAACGATTTCCGGATCATCGGAAAAACTCCGCTGCAATCCAGAAATAACTGGGTTTACGGCATTGCAGTTCACGTCCACAACAGGTGCAAAATTCATATTTATTCCTTCAGAAGCAAGTGTACTTGAAATAGATTTTCCGGCCCGGAATGCTGCATCTTTATCACCACTATTCCCCAGTTCTGCTGCCGATGGAGTCTGCATAAAACCTGCTTCAGCTGTGAGTCTTGTGATTATCCCGCCTTCCTGATCGATTCCTATAAAAAGAGGAATATCGGCATAGCTCTGTAAAGATGATGTGAGTCTTTTTAACTGATCAGGTCCTGAAATATTTCGCACAGTACTATTCAACGCGCAGTCTTTATTGAATAAAATAACCCCTCCTATCCCGGAATTGCGGATATCCTGCGCAATAAGACTTTCGGAATCTGCGGTCATTCCCCTGAATCCGACCATAACCATCTGGCCTACCATTTTATCAAGTTCTGAATGTACACCAGAATTTGAATGCAGAGCACAACCCGATATGATCATAATCAAAATAAGTAAAAGAGGGAAAATTCTTGTCATTAATAGACTCCAGCTTATATTTTCTCACTATAAATTTATAAAAAATGAGTTATATTTGTGATTCAGGTATTTAGCAAGGACCTATGCATGTATTGCCACACAAGTTGATTTGCTATAAATAGTTTGCTCCACTCGCTTAATAAAAAGAATCAAAAGGAAATAATATGTCCGAAACAGCTCTGCAAAAAGTGCTTGATCATGCCCGCTCAGGCATTGAAGTACGAGAGGCTTTTTTTGAACAACATTCACAGTTAATAGTAGAGATTGCCAGATCAATGGCAGTACGCCTTGCGCAAGGATCTAAAATTTTATTCTGTGGTAATGGTGGAAGCGCGGCTGATTGTCAGCACCTTGCAGCAGAATTGGTTAATAGATTTAAACTTGAGCGTCCCCCTCTTCCGGGTCTTGCTCTAACCACTGATACATCAATAATTACAGCCATCGGCAATGATTATTCTTATGATATGATTTTTGAAAAACAAGTACAGGCCCTGGGACTCCCCGGTGATGTATTAATCGGGATCAGTACATCTGGAACCAGCCCTAACGTTATAAAGGCACTTAAAGAAGCAAAGCGTAAAAATATGATCACCATAGGGATGACTGGAATGGGCGTCGGTGAAATGCTGTCGATCTGTGACCACGTTGTCAGCGTTCCGAGCAAAGACACTCCTGTAATTCAGGAAATTCATATTGCTGCAGGACACCTTTTTTGCGAGCTCATTGACCACTTTCTCTTTGAGGCAGTTTCAGAGCTTGAGCCATATTTGACTGCAGACTAAAATATCTAAGAGAGCTGCTGACATGCGAATTCTAGTAGTTGAGGACAGTAAAACCAGTCGAATGTATCTACTGGAAATACTAAAAACAATTACCAGCAAAAACACTACGACGGATTATGCTGTAAGCGGCGAAGAAGCTCTTGCAAAGTATGAAACAAGCATTACTTCCGGTGAAGGATATGACCTGATTTTTATGGATATAATCCTTCCCGGAATTGACGGCTTGCAAACTCTCGAAAAAATTAGAAACTTCGAGCAGAAAAATGGTTGGTCAGAAGAGCAGAAATCTAAAGTTATCATCACTTCAGTAGTTGATGATGAAATCAAAGTTTCACGTGCATTCTTTCAATGCGGGGCTATATCTTACATGACAAAGCCTATTACTGCAGACAAAATTAAATCCGAGATGAATAAATTCGGTCTTATTTAACTAGGAGTGACCATGGACGGACTGACTTTGGCATTTATTCCTGTAGCAGCGATACTTACCATCACTCCCGGTTCAGATACCATGCTGGTAGTTAATAACTCCCTCACTCGATCGACTAAAGACGGACTGTGCACTGTTGCCGGTGTTAATGCCGGGCTTCTTATCCACGCACTAGCTTCCGCCCTCGGCCTGTCCGTTATCTTAATGAACTCAGCTACGGCCTTTGAAATGGTAAAAATGGCTGGTGCTCTTTATATTATATTTCTGGGCATACAATCTTTACGCAGCAGTAGAAAAAATGACTTAACAGAACAGACTGAAAAGATCTGCAGTAAAGGAATCACAACATCATTGCGTGAAGGTTTTTTGACTAATGTACTTAATCCAAAGGTAGCTGTTTTTTATTTGGCCTTACTCCCACAGTTCATCTCTCCGACAGAAGACATATTACGCAAATCACTCTTATTAATGACAATTCATTTCAGTATGGGCATCATCTGGCTCAGCTTTGTCTCACTCACCCTTGGAAAAATGCGTCATTTCATTTCAGGTGGAAAATTCAAAAAAAGACTGGAAATGATTTCAGGATTTGTCTTTATAGGACTGGGACTCAAAATCGCTTTATCAAAGCACTAGCAACATCATAACCACTTAAAATATTTTCATAACCAGATAAATAATACACTTTTTTGAACTATTAAACAGATTCTTAACTAGGTAAAGCCTACAGCCTATCTAAGCACGTTTTAAATCCATAATTCTCATATCTATTTCAAATTCAGCATTTTTGACGCTCGCCACAATTTATTACGATTATACTGTGTCTTGCTCCATTCAAAAGCAAATGATAAGCTGTATCTATGACTGTGTTTTATGCAACATCTTCTTCAACAGTAAAAATCAAGTTACTGCAAGCCAGTGCTGTAATCTTGCTCATTTTGCTTTTCTTTATTCCCTATCGGGAAATCAGAATAGAGAGAATCAGAGCATTTGGAGAAGCGAAAGCAATAGGTACTGTCGTCAGGAAAAATGCCATAAAGGAAGGTAAAAGTAAGACTGCAAGCCAATTTAAAAATTATTATGTGAGCTACCGCTTCATTGACCCAAACGGCTTGCCACACCAGAGAGAAGCACATGTTGATGCCGAATTTTGGGAGGAGTTAACACGTGGGGATAGTGTTATAGTATATTATGCAAAGGCAGAACCAATGGTTTCCCGTATAGACCACGAAAGTGAGAGTGCGGTGGTAAAGTTGTTGGCAAAGTTTTCGCGGACTAATGTACCCTGACTTGATATATACAATAATTTAAGGATGACTTGGATAAATTCTGATTCTTTAAATCTATTTTATTGATTATCAACTGCAGAATTCTTGGGAAGGTCTTCTACAGCAAGATAGTTGCGCACGTTAACGTTGGATTAGGAGCTTTCTATGTTCAAGAAATTAGCTTTTCAGACAAAATTAATGCTGGGGGCTGTAGGCATCATTCTAGTTACAATTATTTCTATGACGACCATTAACCTATATAAGGTACAGGGATCACTGCAGGAACTTGGTGAAACTTCAATGCAGTCCATAGCTCAAGGTGTTCATTCT encodes:
- a CDS encoding PAS domain-containing sensor histidine kinase translates to MKNRSIYKLNNKIKNYLCIFIIIFIVSSILSFCLFFWSVSAEVNEKAKTWGSYFTERIIFLEDVIASRTTVDHGITSILKVLPEGEIINSRPFPIDQKNINNTELLKVIKDYVPGEVHLIKEPGRKKESLKKNFLVMRMDYSFFIADIPAKSLLPVQPHDTELFIKDKDNHYFFFTEDQYNIKEKKINGLIFSGMHVFATAKAKPSRFDEITIYLAEDISPEFYVAILLLTMTAICLAIILKRSTFLTSDLNENENDFARIGRLLARVSKMPDKNMSHIPAIEYTAENIRKVDWDAEIAAMSFSENREYIAATAFFSNNILELLDKITEHSKDIAKSRQEYHDLVQTARSIILRIDLSGTCTFFNEYAQSFFGFPENEILGQPVVGTIIPKTSNGDSEIEIIMKSIGDLIEKRPTGTNQNVCKDGSIVCVYWSNSPIYDKKGNLVEILSVGTDVTAKTIAESELEKTRNYIKNIIDSMPSAIIGLNSEKLVTQFNITAQKMSAVPVNRIVGAHIDEAFPSISKYSDRISKAIETAIPETGIRTQDILNPESYQDIIIYPLTGGLKGAVVRIDDSTERVRIEEMMIQTEKMMSVGGLAAGMAHEINNPLGGIIQGIQNIIRRMSPDIPANIKAAEKAGCTLNSIHSYMEDRKIIKTLEGITESGIRAAKIVSGMLEFSRKSDSRKAPCDLRKMMDKAEVLATQDYDLGKKYDFKKIKIIKQYDENLSLTNCTETEIEQVFLNLLRNSAQAMAEWDQMPKQPEISIKIKNCGDVILCSISDNGPGMSETTRKRVFEPFYTTKSPGSGTGLGLSVSYFIITQNHRGKFNVHSSPRKGTTFNIILPVKNGCKF
- a CDS encoding glycoside hydrolase family 3 protein; translated protein: MTRIFPLLLILIMIISGCALHSNSGVHSELDKMVGQMVMVGFRGMTADSESLIAQDIRNSGIGGVILFNKDCALNSTVRNISGPDQLKRLTSSLQSYADIPLFIGIDQEGGIITRLTAEAGFMQTPSAAELGNSGDKDAAFRAGKSISSTLASEGINMNFAPVVDVNCNAVNPVISGLQRSFSDDPEIVADFAESFINGLHSENVFSCLKHFPGHGSSVGDSHKGFTDVSETWSSNELYPFKKLIKDGKADMVMTAHIFNKKLDRDYPATLSRKVITGLLRRKLGFEGIIITDDMQMAAVSSQYGFKDAIDKAVHAGADILLFGNNLIYEPALGTKAVNVLKELVLEGKITEQRIKRSYDRIMFFKNRLN
- a CDS encoding D-sedoheptulose 7-phosphate isomerase produces the protein MSETALQKVLDHARSGIEVREAFFEQHSQLIVEIARSMAVRLAQGSKILFCGNGGSAADCQHLAAELVNRFKLERPPLPGLALTTDTSIITAIGNDYSYDMIFEKQVQALGLPGDVLIGISTSGTSPNVIKALKEAKRKNMITIGMTGMGVGEMLSICDHVVSVPSKDTPVIQEIHIAAGHLFCELIDHFLFEAVSELEPYLTAD
- a CDS encoding response regulator, with amino-acid sequence MRILVVEDSKTSRMYLLEILKTITSKNTTTDYAVSGEEALAKYETSITSGEGYDLIFMDIILPGIDGLQTLEKIRNFEQKNGWSEEQKSKVIITSVVDDEIKVSRAFFQCGAISYMTKPITADKIKSEMNKFGLI
- a CDS encoding LysE family translocator, with translation MDGLTLAFIPVAAILTITPGSDTMLVVNNSLTRSTKDGLCTVAGVNAGLLIHALASALGLSVILMNSATAFEMVKMAGALYIIFLGIQSLRSSRKNDLTEQTEKICSKGITTSLREGFLTNVLNPKVAVFYLALLPQFISPTEDILRKSLLLMTIHFSMGIIWLSFVSLTLGKMRHFISGGKFKKRLEMISGFVFIGLGLKIALSKH